The sequence below is a genomic window from Clostridia bacterium.
CCAAGTATCCAACAGGCAAGATCCACGTAATCCTTGACAACTACAGCATTCACAAGGCGCGAAGCGTTCAGGTATGGCTTGCCAGCCGGCCAAGGGTCAAGCGCTACTTCTTGCCCTGCTACATGCCGCAGCTAAACTCTGTAGAGAAGGTATGGTGGCACATGAAGGCCGTTGTCACTGCCAACAGGCTGTATGGTTCAATGGCCGCGCTGGTCGCCGCTGTCAACGCGTTCTTC
It includes:
- a CDS encoding IS630 family transposase, with product MLPTLRSAWMPQGKQLRVPTPGTSQKKSVFGAMDIRTGAFMHLIFDRKRAVEFIEFLGHIVAKYPTGKIHVILDNYSIHKARSVQVWLASRPRVKRYFLPCYMPQLNSVEKVWWHMKAVVTANRLYGSMAALVAAVNAFFEQLTPSRVQTLAAC